The sequence below is a genomic window from Coffea arabica cultivar ET-39 chromosome 8e, Coffea Arabica ET-39 HiFi, whole genome shotgun sequence.
TGAAAGCTGTTTCTCCATATTATATAAAGATTAGTAGGCAAACTGTGAAGAAAGACTGCATTTCTACTTATgaattggaaaagaagaaactGATGTCATTGCTAAAGGGGGTCAGTAAAATCAGTATCACAACGGATTTGTggaaatcaaatcaaaaaattcaatatatGGTTGTAACTGGGCACTTTATTGATTTCAATTGGGTGCTTCAAAAGCGTGTGTTGAATTTTTGTAATGTCCCTTCCCCACATACTGGAGTTATTATAGCTGATGCTCTTAACAAGTGTTTTAATGAATGGGGCATAGAGAACAAAATTTGTAGTATTACCGTGGATAATGCTTCGTACAATGATGTGTGTGTTAGGAGGCTGAAAGATGACTTTTTGTTGAGAAAACAATTAAATGTTGGGGGAAAATACTTTCATGTTCGTTGTTGTGCACATATACTTAATCTTTTGGTGCAAGATGGTCTTAGTCAAATTGGAGAAGTGATTGATACTGTTAGGGAGGGGATTAAGTACCTAAATTATTCTGAGTCCCGCCTCATTGAATTCAGCAAGATAAAGAAACAGCTTCGTTCATCTCCAAGAAAGTTGATTCTAGATTGTCTAACACGTTGGAATGGGACATATTTGATGTTAGCTTCAGCTGTAGAATTTAAAGATGTGTTTTGGAGATATGCAGACATTGATCTTGGCTTTCATTATGTTCCTAGTGAATATGATTGGATGAGAGTTGAAGAAGTGTGtcaatttttgggtatttttcaTGAAATAACTAATATGATTTCTGGAAGTGAATATTCAACTGCCAACATTTTCCTACCTGAGCTTTATAGAATCAAGGAGCTTCTGAATGAAAAATCTGTTAATCCTTCTAGCCATATAAGGGCTATGGCTGCAAGCATGGCTTCGAAATTTGATAAATATTGAGGTGAAAGTAATATTCTGCTTTCTTTGGGTGCAATTTTAGATCCAAGATATAAAATGGTACTCATTGACTATGCCTTTCCAATTATTTATGGTAGCGAAGCAGCTCCCATATACATTGCTGAAATAAAAGAGGTTTTGAATGACCTTTATAATGAGTATGTTTCTTCATTCACTCCATGTTCTGCTGAGGATGTGCAGTTgccaaaatgcagaaaagctgAAATTAGTCATGCTTGTAGTTCAACTTCTATCGTGGtagaagaaattggaaaaaatgtGTTAACTGGAAAAGCTAAGTTTGAAATGCATTTGAGTAGCCAAGAAGAAATGCCACCAGAAGAATCTGAATTAGATATTTATTTGAGTGAAAAGAGATACAGTGGTGCTACGAGTGCAAATTTAGATGTCTTGAGTTGGTGGAGACAGGAAAGATGGAGATTTCGGGTGCTGTCAAAATTGGCTGCTGACATATTAGCTATTCCAGTTACTACTGTAGCTTCGGAGTCTACTTTTAGCGCTGGTGGGAGAGTCATTGATGATCGTCGTGCTTCCATGTCTGTTGACACAGTACAAATGTTACTTTGCGCTAATAATTGGGTTCGAAATTTGCATGGCCTTTCAAAAAGTCATTTAAAGGTAATATATCATATATGTTATGTTTCTTTATTTCTgcaatttttataaatttaccaTTCTTACTTAATTCtgattcattttttcctttggtAGGAATCATCAATTGTTGATGACTTCAAGTTATATGAAGAAGTTAT
It includes:
- the LOC140012772 gene encoding zinc finger BED domain-containing protein RICESLEEPER 1-like, with product MVLIDYAFPIIYGSEAAPIYIAEIKEVLNDLYNEYVSSFTPCSAEDVQLPKCRKAEISHACSSTSIVVEEIGKNVLTGKAKFEMHLSSQEEMPPEESELDIYLSEKRYSGATSANLDVLSWWRQERWRFRVLSKLAADILAIPVTTVASESTFSAGGRVIDDRRASMSVDTVQMLLCANNWVRNLHGLSKSHLKESSIVDDFKLYEEVILPD
- the LOC140012504 gene encoding zinc finger BED domain-containing protein RICESLEEPER 2-like, with translation MSSSPYNSHQGSSTSPIMDPSNEDVILVGGEEEDDEMHEDVDIEILAENKETNEAKPFQKKSRTLKSKVWSDMDREPQTDGSIKVTCKHCKEVWKMNASGTTTTYTRHLKNCLQKKLVDEGNKRMQQQVLSFTTETPSDGMTSITNFRYDHAKVRELASHMVLAHEYPFAMLDHEIFNKFMKAVSPYYIKISRQTVKKDCISTYELEKKKLMSLLKGVSKISITTDLWKSNQKIQYMVVTGHFIDFNWVLQKRVLNFCNVPSPHTGVIIADALNKCFNEWGIENKICSITVDNASYNDVCVRRLKDDFLLRKQLNVGGKYFHVRCCAHILNLLVQDGLSQIGEVIDTVREGIKYLNYSESRLIEFSKIKKQLRSSPRKLILDCLTRWNGTYLMLASAVEFKDVFWRYADIDLGFHYVPSEYDWMRVEEVCQFLGIFHEITNMISGSEYSTANIFLPELYRIKELLNEKSVNPSSHIRAMAASMASKFDKY